The following proteins are encoded in a genomic region of Populus nigra chromosome 16, ddPopNigr1.1, whole genome shotgun sequence:
- the LOC133676161 gene encoding succinate dehydrogenase subunit 7B, mitochondrial-like: MAFLLKNCSSSISSHLRSKSQKTQDALSISRRGFHVEPGPREKALLAEDPALKWFKSHKKSVWRLKRAGDVLTLVVVAGCCYEIYVKAVMREEARKEAKKSA; encoded by the exons atggCTTTCTTACTGAAGAATTGCTCCTCCTCCATTTCTTCACACCTCCGATCTAAATCTCAg AAGACACAGGACGCCCTCTCTATTTCGCGTCGCGGATTCCATGTTGAACCTGGTCCTCGCGAGAAagct CTCTTGGCTGAAGACCCTGCTCTTAAGTGGTTCAAATCACATAAGAAGAGTGTGTGGAGACTCAAAAGAGCTGGAGATGTTCTGACTCTTGTTGTTGTAGCAG GCTGTTGCTATGAAATTTATGTCAAAGCAGTGATGCGGGAAGAAGCTCGGAAAGAGGCAAAGAAAAGTGCATAA
- the LOC133676348 gene encoding UDP-glycosyltransferase 74B1-like, which produces MDNQKSHVIVLTYPAQGHINPLLQFAKRLASKGLKATLATTYYTVNSIDAPTVGVEPISDGFDEGGFKQASSLDVYLESFKTVGSRTLTELVFKFKASGSPVNCIVYDSMLPWALDVARDLGIYAAAFMTTSASVCSMYWRIDLGLLSLPLKQQTATVSLPGLPPLGCCDLPSFLAEPTSQTAYLEAIMEKFHSLNEDDWVFCNSFEDLEIELVKAMRGKWPLVMVGPMVPSAYLDQQIDGDRAYGASLWKPTSSQCFTWLDTKPPRSVIYVSFGSMGNISAEQIEEIAWGLKASNRPFLWVMKESEKKLPTGFLNSVGETGMVVSWCNQLEVLAHQAIGCFVTHCGWNSTLEGLGLGVPMVCVTERSDQPMNAKFVEDVWKVGVRAKKDGVGIVTREELEKCIRGVMDGENGEEIKRNANKWRELARSAVSVGGSSDMNINEFVVKLLEGKKG; this is translated from the exons ATGGACAATCAAAAAAGTCATGTCATCGTTCTTACTTATCCAGCTCAAGGCCACATCAACCCCCTCCTTCAGTTTGCTAAGCGCTTGGCTTCCAAAGGGCTCAAGGCCACTCTTGCCACCACTTATTACACTGTCAACTCAATAGATGCACCCACAGTAGGCGTTGAACCCATCTCTGATGGCTTTGATGAAGGTGGCTTCAAGCAAGCATCAAGTTTGGATGTCTACTTAGAGTCATTCAAAACTGTTGGTTCACGAACTTTGACTGAACTCGTATTTAAGTTCAAAGCCTCAGGTTCACCTGTTAACTGTATTGTGTATGATTCCATGCTGCCTTGGGCTCTTGATGTGGCTAGAGACTTAGGCATATATGCTGCTGCGTTCATGACCACCTCAGCTTCTGTCTGCTCGATGTATTGGCGAATTGATCTTGGCCTCTTGAGTTTGCCTTTGAAGCAACAAACAGCGACCGTGTCCCTGCCTGGCCTTCCTCCGCTAGGCTGTTGCGATTTGCCAAGTTTTCTGGCAGAACCAACAAGTCAGACTGCTTATTTGGAAGCAATCATGGAGAAATTTCACAGTTTAAATGAAGATGACTGGGTGTTCTGCAATTCCTTTGAAGATCTGGAGATTGAG TTAGTAAAGGCCATGCGAGGAAAGTGGCCACTGGTGATGGTCGGTCCGATGGTGCCATCTGCCTACCTTGACCAACAAATTGATGGGGATAGAGCTTATGGGGCTAGTCTTTGGAAGCCAACAAGCAGTCAGTGCTTCACATGGCTGGACACAAAACCACCAAGGTCAGTGATATATGTGTCTTTCGGAAGCATGGGAAACATTTCAGCTGAACAGATTGAAGAAATCGCATGGGGTTTGAAAGCAAGCAACAGGCCCTTCCTATGGGTCATGAAGGAATCAGAAAAAAAGTTGCCAACTGGGTTTCTAAACTCGGTAGGTGAGACAGGTATGGTTGTATCATGGTGCAATCAACTGGAGGTGCTAGCTCACCAAGCTATCGGTTGCTTTGTTACTCATTGTGGATGGAATTCAACGTTAGAGGGGTTAGGCCTAGGTGTGCCAATGGTATGCGTGACAGAGAGGAGTGACCAGCCAATGAATGCCAAGTTTGTGGAGGATGTATGGAAGGTGGGAGTGAGAGCTAAGAAAGATGGAGTGGGTATCGTAACAAGAGAGGAGCTTGAGAAGTGCATAAGAGGAGTCATGGACGGAGAGAATGGTGAAGAAATTAAGAGGAATGCTAACAAATGGAGAGAGCTTGCAAGGAGCGCTGTTAGTGTAGGTGGGAGTTCTGATATGAATATCAATGAATTTGTAGTGAAGTTGCTGGAAGGGAAGAAAGGATAA
- the LOC133675343 gene encoding LIM domain-containing protein WLIM1-like → MATFAGTTQKCKACDKTVYLVDQLTVDNKFYHKACFRCHHCKGTLKLSNYSSFEGVLYCKPHFDQLFKMTGSLDKSFEGTPKTVRGDRSADQVLSNSKVSSMFAGTQEKCVSCNKTVYPLEKVAVDGTSYHKACFRCAHGGCVISPSNYVAHEHRLYCRHHHNQLFKEKGNFSQFGKHEHLTPVDETATAE, encoded by the exons ATGGCAACATTTGCAGGGACAACTCAGAAGTGTAAAGCATGTGATAAGACTGTGTACTTGGTGGATCAACTCACCGTTGATAACAAATTCTATCACAAGGCTTGTTTTAGATGCCACCACTGCAAGGGTACCCTCAAG TTGAGCAACTATTCATCCTTTGAAGGTGTTTTATATTGCAAGCCTCACTTTGATCAACTTTTCAAGATGACAGGCAGCTTGGATAAAAGTTTTGAAG GCACTCCGAAAACTGTTAGAGGTGACCGGTCTGCCGATCAG GTCCTTAGCAACAGCAAAGTTTCAAGTATGTTTGCTGGAACTCAAGAAAAATGTGTTTCTTGCAATAAAACTGTTTACCCACTCGAAAAG GTGGCAGTTGATGGGACATCTTATCATAAAGCTTGTTTCAGATGCGCTCATGGAGGCTGTGTCATCAGCCCCTCCAACTATGTAGCCCATGAGCATCGTCTGTATTGCAGGCACCATCATAATCAGCTCTTCAAGGAGAAGGGAAACTTCAGCCAATTCGGCAAACATGAACATCTTACACCAGTGGATGAGACTGCAACTGCTGAATGA
- the LOC133675886 gene encoding calmodulin-binding protein 60 A-like isoform X2: MAQKRQPEEGKPRSDGNNSPEEKRRKFNLKSVVQEVIKVQSVQHLLEPILEPLIRRVVKEEVELALRKHLANMKRSIGKGIDSSESRSLKLQFANNLSLPVFTGARIEGEEGPAIKVVLVDTLTGKIVNSGPESSSRVEIVVLEGDFDGDEAENWTPEEFKNNIVREREGKKPLLTGDVLLNLKEGICLVGEISFTDNSSWTRSRKFRLGVRAVDNFDGTSIREAKTESFIVRDHRGELYKKHHPPSLFDEVWRLEKIGKDGAFHKRLSRENINTVKDFLILLFIDPTRLRHILGTGMSAKMWEVTVEHARTCVLDKIIYLYCPPVSQQKTGVVFNVVGQVMGLLSEGQYVPIDKLSETEKADGQNLVITAFEHWEQVISFDDEASLVGGSSQLSDVAYTSSSPQTENSSGSKFLASQKIGGFDYAQPSASSPDIMSSIYTVGGVNGLDDYALQGIENMGLRYDQTLNFNGQVSNSLICDTDSLAQAFCDEEHLRFFDTDLQSQNLSLETQADLQSAVDGFLLARSTAVAVYKAQRRWAKISCVLKWFSVRKLVATKKSLWSRNS, encoded by the exons ATGGCACAAAAGAGGCAGCCGGAGGAGGGTAAGCCTCGTTCTGATGGGAATAATAGTCCTGAGGAAAAGAGGAGGAAGTTCAATTTGAAAag TGTGGTTCAGGAGGTGATTAAAGTGCAATCAGTTCAGCATTTGCTAGAGCCAATTCTGGAGCCATTGATACGTAGGGTG GTAAAGGAGGAAGTCGAATTAGCTCTAAGGAAACATTTGGCTAACATGAAAAG GAGCATTGGGAAAGGGATAGATTCCTCTGAATCAAGAAGCTTAAAACTGCAGTTCGCAAACAACCTCTCACTTCCAGTGTTCACTGGAGCTCGtattgaaggagaagaaggtCCTGCAATTAAAGTGGTTTTGGTCGATACTCTTACTGGGAAAATTGTCAACTCTGGCCCCGAATCTTCTTCCAGAGTGGAAATTGTTGTTCTTGAGGGTGATTTTGATGGTGATGAGGCTGAGAACTGGACACCTGAAGAATTTAAGAATAACAttgtaagagagagagaaggaaagaaacccCTTCTTACTGGAGATGTACTCCTCAATCTTAAAGAGGGGATTTGTTTGGTTGGTGAAATTTCATTTACAGATAATTCAAGCTGGACAAGAAGCCGCAAGTTCAGGCTTGGGGTAAGAGCTGTGGACAACTTTGATGGCACTAGCATAAGGGAAGCAAAGACAGAATCCTTCATCGTCAGGGATCACCGAGGAGAAT TGTACAAGAAGCACCATCCCCCATCTCTGTTTGATGAGGTTTGGAGATTAGAGAAGATTGGCAAAGATGGAGCTTTCCATAAGCGTTTGAGTCGGGAGAATATCAATACTGTGAAGGATTTTCTGATCCTTCTCTTTATAGATCCTACAAGGCTTCGCCAT ATTCTTGGCACGGGCATGTCTGCTAAGATGTGGGAAGTTACTGTGGAGCATGCTCGAACTTGTGTGCTTGATAAGATAATATACTTGTATTGCCCTCCTGTTTCACAACAGAAAACTGGTGTAGTCTTTAATGTTGTTGGACAAGTTATGGGATTGCTTTCAGAAGGCCAGTATGTTCCTATTGATAAGCTGTCTGAAACCGAAAAG GCTGATGGTCAAAACTTGGTAATCACTGCATTTGAACATTGGGAGCAAGTCATATCTTTTGATGATGAAGCGTCTCTGGTGGGTGGCTCTTCACAATTGTCTGATGTTGCTTACACCTCAAGCTCACCCCAGACAGAAAATTCTAGTGGAAGCAAGTTTTTGGCTTCACAAAAGATAGGTGGATTTGATTATGCACAACCAAGTGCATCTTCTCCAGATATCATGTCGTCTATATATACTGTTGGGGGTGTGAATGGATTGGATGACTATGCCTTGCAGGGTATTGAAAATATGGGTCTTAGATATGACCAGACTCTGAACTTCAATGGCCAAGTCTCCAACTCCCTCATTTGTGACACTGATTCCTTGGCTCAAGCTTTCTGTGACGAGGAACATTTGCGGTTTTTTGATACAGATCTTCAGTCTCAGAACCTCAGTTTAGAAACACAAGCTGATTTGCAAAGTGCTGTTGATGGCTTCCTGTTGGCGCGCTCGACGGCTGTTGCTGTTTACAAGGCTCAGAGGAGATGGGCTAAGATCTCTTGCGTGTTGAAATGGTTCTCCGTCAGGAAGCTTGTGGCTACAAAAAAGAGCTTGTGGTCGAGAAACTCATAG
- the LOC133675886 gene encoding calmodulin-binding protein 60 A-like isoform X1 has translation MLLLCSCCWWWWGVIMAQKRQPEEGKPRSDGNNSPEEKRRKFNLKSVVQEVIKVQSVQHLLEPILEPLIRRVVKEEVELALRKHLANMKRSIGKGIDSSESRSLKLQFANNLSLPVFTGARIEGEEGPAIKVVLVDTLTGKIVNSGPESSSRVEIVVLEGDFDGDEAENWTPEEFKNNIVREREGKKPLLTGDVLLNLKEGICLVGEISFTDNSSWTRSRKFRLGVRAVDNFDGTSIREAKTESFIVRDHRGELYKKHHPPSLFDEVWRLEKIGKDGAFHKRLSRENINTVKDFLILLFIDPTRLRHILGTGMSAKMWEVTVEHARTCVLDKIIYLYCPPVSQQKTGVVFNVVGQVMGLLSEGQYVPIDKLSETEKADGQNLVITAFEHWEQVISFDDEASLVGGSSQLSDVAYTSSSPQTENSSGSKFLASQKIGGFDYAQPSASSPDIMSSIYTVGGVNGLDDYALQGIENMGLRYDQTLNFNGQVSNSLICDTDSLAQAFCDEEHLRFFDTDLQSQNLSLETQADLQSAVDGFLLARSTAVAVYKAQRRWAKISCVLKWFSVRKLVATKKSLWSRNS, from the exons AT GTTGTTGCTTTGCTCttgttgttggtggtggtggggtGTGATTATGGCACAAAAGAGGCAGCCGGAGGAGGGTAAGCCTCGTTCTGATGGGAATAATAGTCCTGAGGAAAAGAGGAGGAAGTTCAATTTGAAAag TGTGGTTCAGGAGGTGATTAAAGTGCAATCAGTTCAGCATTTGCTAGAGCCAATTCTGGAGCCATTGATACGTAGGGTG GTAAAGGAGGAAGTCGAATTAGCTCTAAGGAAACATTTGGCTAACATGAAAAG GAGCATTGGGAAAGGGATAGATTCCTCTGAATCAAGAAGCTTAAAACTGCAGTTCGCAAACAACCTCTCACTTCCAGTGTTCACTGGAGCTCGtattgaaggagaagaaggtCCTGCAATTAAAGTGGTTTTGGTCGATACTCTTACTGGGAAAATTGTCAACTCTGGCCCCGAATCTTCTTCCAGAGTGGAAATTGTTGTTCTTGAGGGTGATTTTGATGGTGATGAGGCTGAGAACTGGACACCTGAAGAATTTAAGAATAACAttgtaagagagagagaaggaaagaaacccCTTCTTACTGGAGATGTACTCCTCAATCTTAAAGAGGGGATTTGTTTGGTTGGTGAAATTTCATTTACAGATAATTCAAGCTGGACAAGAAGCCGCAAGTTCAGGCTTGGGGTAAGAGCTGTGGACAACTTTGATGGCACTAGCATAAGGGAAGCAAAGACAGAATCCTTCATCGTCAGGGATCACCGAGGAGAAT TGTACAAGAAGCACCATCCCCCATCTCTGTTTGATGAGGTTTGGAGATTAGAGAAGATTGGCAAAGATGGAGCTTTCCATAAGCGTTTGAGTCGGGAGAATATCAATACTGTGAAGGATTTTCTGATCCTTCTCTTTATAGATCCTACAAGGCTTCGCCAT ATTCTTGGCACGGGCATGTCTGCTAAGATGTGGGAAGTTACTGTGGAGCATGCTCGAACTTGTGTGCTTGATAAGATAATATACTTGTATTGCCCTCCTGTTTCACAACAGAAAACTGGTGTAGTCTTTAATGTTGTTGGACAAGTTATGGGATTGCTTTCAGAAGGCCAGTATGTTCCTATTGATAAGCTGTCTGAAACCGAAAAG GCTGATGGTCAAAACTTGGTAATCACTGCATTTGAACATTGGGAGCAAGTCATATCTTTTGATGATGAAGCGTCTCTGGTGGGTGGCTCTTCACAATTGTCTGATGTTGCTTACACCTCAAGCTCACCCCAGACAGAAAATTCTAGTGGAAGCAAGTTTTTGGCTTCACAAAAGATAGGTGGATTTGATTATGCACAACCAAGTGCATCTTCTCCAGATATCATGTCGTCTATATATACTGTTGGGGGTGTGAATGGATTGGATGACTATGCCTTGCAGGGTATTGAAAATATGGGTCTTAGATATGACCAGACTCTGAACTTCAATGGCCAAGTCTCCAACTCCCTCATTTGTGACACTGATTCCTTGGCTCAAGCTTTCTGTGACGAGGAACATTTGCGGTTTTTTGATACAGATCTTCAGTCTCAGAACCTCAGTTTAGAAACACAAGCTGATTTGCAAAGTGCTGTTGATGGCTTCCTGTTGGCGCGCTCGACGGCTGTTGCTGTTTACAAGGCTCAGAGGAGATGGGCTAAGATCTCTTGCGTGTTGAAATGGTTCTCCGTCAGGAAGCTTGTGGCTACAAAAAAGAGCTTGTGGTCGAGAAACTCATAG
- the LOC133675886 gene encoding calmodulin-binding protein 60 A-like isoform X3, with protein sequence MKRSIGKGIDSSESRSLKLQFANNLSLPVFTGARIEGEEGPAIKVVLVDTLTGKIVNSGPESSSRVEIVVLEGDFDGDEAENWTPEEFKNNIVREREGKKPLLTGDVLLNLKEGICLVGEISFTDNSSWTRSRKFRLGVRAVDNFDGTSIREAKTESFIVRDHRGELYKKHHPPSLFDEVWRLEKIGKDGAFHKRLSRENINTVKDFLILLFIDPTRLRHILGTGMSAKMWEVTVEHARTCVLDKIIYLYCPPVSQQKTGVVFNVVGQVMGLLSEGQYVPIDKLSETEKADGQNLVITAFEHWEQVISFDDEASLVGGSSQLSDVAYTSSSPQTENSSGSKFLASQKIGGFDYAQPSASSPDIMSSIYTVGGVNGLDDYALQGIENMGLRYDQTLNFNGQVSNSLICDTDSLAQAFCDEEHLRFFDTDLQSQNLSLETQADLQSAVDGFLLARSTAVAVYKAQRRWAKISCVLKWFSVRKLVATKKSLWSRNS encoded by the exons ATGAAAAG GAGCATTGGGAAAGGGATAGATTCCTCTGAATCAAGAAGCTTAAAACTGCAGTTCGCAAACAACCTCTCACTTCCAGTGTTCACTGGAGCTCGtattgaaggagaagaaggtCCTGCAATTAAAGTGGTTTTGGTCGATACTCTTACTGGGAAAATTGTCAACTCTGGCCCCGAATCTTCTTCCAGAGTGGAAATTGTTGTTCTTGAGGGTGATTTTGATGGTGATGAGGCTGAGAACTGGACACCTGAAGAATTTAAGAATAACAttgtaagagagagagaaggaaagaaacccCTTCTTACTGGAGATGTACTCCTCAATCTTAAAGAGGGGATTTGTTTGGTTGGTGAAATTTCATTTACAGATAATTCAAGCTGGACAAGAAGCCGCAAGTTCAGGCTTGGGGTAAGAGCTGTGGACAACTTTGATGGCACTAGCATAAGGGAAGCAAAGACAGAATCCTTCATCGTCAGGGATCACCGAGGAGAAT TGTACAAGAAGCACCATCCCCCATCTCTGTTTGATGAGGTTTGGAGATTAGAGAAGATTGGCAAAGATGGAGCTTTCCATAAGCGTTTGAGTCGGGAGAATATCAATACTGTGAAGGATTTTCTGATCCTTCTCTTTATAGATCCTACAAGGCTTCGCCAT ATTCTTGGCACGGGCATGTCTGCTAAGATGTGGGAAGTTACTGTGGAGCATGCTCGAACTTGTGTGCTTGATAAGATAATATACTTGTATTGCCCTCCTGTTTCACAACAGAAAACTGGTGTAGTCTTTAATGTTGTTGGACAAGTTATGGGATTGCTTTCAGAAGGCCAGTATGTTCCTATTGATAAGCTGTCTGAAACCGAAAAG GCTGATGGTCAAAACTTGGTAATCACTGCATTTGAACATTGGGAGCAAGTCATATCTTTTGATGATGAAGCGTCTCTGGTGGGTGGCTCTTCACAATTGTCTGATGTTGCTTACACCTCAAGCTCACCCCAGACAGAAAATTCTAGTGGAAGCAAGTTTTTGGCTTCACAAAAGATAGGTGGATTTGATTATGCACAACCAAGTGCATCTTCTCCAGATATCATGTCGTCTATATATACTGTTGGGGGTGTGAATGGATTGGATGACTATGCCTTGCAGGGTATTGAAAATATGGGTCTTAGATATGACCAGACTCTGAACTTCAATGGCCAAGTCTCCAACTCCCTCATTTGTGACACTGATTCCTTGGCTCAAGCTTTCTGTGACGAGGAACATTTGCGGTTTTTTGATACAGATCTTCAGTCTCAGAACCTCAGTTTAGAAACACAAGCTGATTTGCAAAGTGCTGTTGATGGCTTCCTGTTGGCGCGCTCGACGGCTGTTGCTGTTTACAAGGCTCAGAGGAGATGGGCTAAGATCTCTTGCGTGTTGAAATGGTTCTCCGTCAGGAAGCTTGTGGCTACAAAAAAGAGCTTGTGGTCGAGAAACTCATAG
- the LOC133676349 gene encoding uncharacterized protein At5g50100, chloroplastic codes for MAMALTRASCCSLARQRNPLRSIFLRNPHHQRIRFRHPLQSFKSYPAGFQHRVRAIHEATVEPITSNKQNEPQPQNWNIKMLYDGDCPLCMREVNMLRERNESYGTIKFVDISSDEYSPEENQGLDYKTVMGRIHAILSDGTVVTDVEAFRKLYEEVGLGWVYAVTKYEPIATIADAIYSVWAKYRLQVTGRPPLEEILDTRKKKDEICNNNNACKM; via the exons ATGGCTATGGCATTGACAAGAGCATCGTGCTGTTCTCTTGCAAGACAAAGAAACCCCCTCCGTTCTATTTTCCTTCGAAACCCTCATCATCAACGCATCAGATTTCGTCATCCTCTCCAAAGCTTCAAATCGTATCCAGCTG GATTTCAACATCGAGTTCGGGCAATACATGAGGCAACCGTCGAGCCTATAACTAGCAACAAACAAAACGAGCCTCAGCCTCAGAATTGGAACATTAAAATGCTTTACGATGGAGATTGCCCTCTTTGCATGCGTGAG GTTAATATGCTAAGAGAGAGGAATGAAAGCTATGGCACCATAAAGTTTGTTGACATAAGCTCAGATGAGTACTCACCGGAGGAGAATCAAGGCCTGGACTACAAAACT GTTATGGGAAGAATCCATGCAATCCTTTCTGATGGAACTGTGGTCACGGATGTTGAA GCATTCCGAAAGTTATATGAAGAAGTTGGTCTTGGATGGGTTTATGCTGTTACCAAATATGAACCt ATTGCTACAATAGCTGATGCTATATATAGTGTTTGGGCTAAATATCGTCTGCAAGTTACAG GCCGACCACCTTTGGAGGAAATCTTGGACACTCGAAAGAAGAAG GATGAAATATGCAATAACAACAATGCTTGTAAGATGTGA